One segment of Candidatus Izemoplasma sp. DNA contains the following:
- a CDS encoding trypsin-like peptidase domain-containing protein, protein MRTLFKGFIIVLLALILVGCSEDTASNDNINTQIYSIYEIALEADTSDMTYEEWLKTVKGPQGEDGREVSLRVDDGAIQWRYVGDDRWINLVKLTTLTGSDGKSVVFQVANDHIQWQYVGDDTWTNLIALDTLTGNDGKNVELHVTEGFIQWKHTGDDVWMNLVDLTTLTGEDGREVSFRVDGGMIQWQYIGNKTWRNLIALETLTGNDGKNVELQVTEGFIQWKHTGDDVWMNLVDLTTLTGKDGREVSFRVDEGAIQWQYVGDDTWTNLITLETLTGNDGKNVELQVTEGFIQWKHTGDDTWMNLVDLKTLTGKDGREVSFRVDEGAIQWQYVGDDTWTNLIALDTLTGEDAKDVTFQVTDNTIQWQYIGDNTWTDLIDLNNVIDVSGIESSITALEDRVTQLESDLESSDLQEQLSTTIDTVTSSVVGVKTYQSDEYVALGSGVIYKQIEDTYYVITNYHVVESGDNFKVYLHDNSEKSATLVGYDYYSDLAVLTFTTTNTYTTSSLGDSNLLMPGDFVFAMGSPLGLANYNSVTFGIISGTNRLLPSYLDDTYYGELFIQHDAAINPGNSGGPLFDLEGNVIGINSRKYVGDYVDTMGYSIPSNAVSNVISVIETGEFYKHAGNWYETMISVNYVRNNPSLYPEITIPDTVINGVYVDTPDPDGIFGLAGMQDGDIILAINDTLVNFWYEVKHQIYYQNLPTDNITFTVHRNGSVVELTYNPTTYTYGYYWYEVITFSNRDMYYGEMYDYYMHGDGAYYFSDEDYYIGEFSFDEPNGFGTYYWPNGDYFEADWIDWDNTTNGIYYYADGTTENKNLQNGYWVYY, encoded by the coding sequence ATGCGCACATTATTTAAGGGATTCATTATCGTTTTATTGGCATTGATATTAGTGGGGTGTAGTGAAGACACGGCATCCAATGACAATATTAATACCCAGATTTATAGCATTTATGAAATAGCTCTAGAAGCAGACACTTCAGATATGACTTATGAAGAATGGCTTAAGACAGTTAAAGGACCTCAAGGGGAAGATGGGCGAGAGGTATCTTTACGTGTAGATGATGGAGCGATTCAGTGGCGATATGTCGGCGATGATCGCTGGATAAATTTAGTCAAACTGACGACACTGACTGGAAGTGACGGAAAATCCGTAGTATTTCAAGTCGCAAATGACCATATTCAATGGCAGTACGTTGGTGATGACACTTGGACAAATCTTATCGCCTTAGATACATTAACTGGTAATGATGGTAAGAATGTAGAATTACATGTAACAGAGGGGTTTATTCAGTGGAAACATACAGGCGATGACGTTTGGATGAATTTAGTCGACCTCACGACATTGACCGGCGAAGATGGTCGTGAAGTATCATTTCGGGTTGACGGGGGAATGATTCAATGGCAATACATTGGTAATAAAACCTGGAGAAATCTTATTGCTTTAGAAACATTAACTGGTAATGATGGTAAGAATGTAGAATTACAAGTAACAGAAGGATTTATTCAGTGGAAACATACTGGCGATGACGTTTGGATGAATTTAGTCGACCTCACGACATTGACAGGTAAAGATGGTCGCGAAGTGTCTTTTCGTGTTGATGAGGGAGCGATTCAATGGCAATATGTTGGTGATGACACCTGGACAAATCTCATAACCTTAGAAACATTAACTGGTAATGATGGTAAGAATGTAGAATTACAAGTAACAGAAGGATTTATTCAGTGGAAACATACAGGTGATGATACCTGGATGAATTTAGTCGACCTCAAAACACTGACAGGTAAAGATGGTCGCGAAGTGTCTTTTCGTGTTGACGAGGGAGCGATTCAATGGCAATATGTTGGTGATGACACCTGGACAAATCTTATTGCCTTAGATACATTGACAGGTGAAGATGCTAAAGACGTTACCTTTCAAGTAACTGATAATACCATTCAGTGGCAATACATTGGTGATAACACATGGACTGATTTAATTGACTTAAATAATGTTATTGATGTATCTGGGATTGAGTCAAGTATCACAGCCTTAGAAGATCGGGTTACGCAGTTAGAATCAGACTTAGAAAGTAGTGATTTGCAAGAACAATTATCTACCACTATAGATACAGTAACAAGTTCGGTTGTGGGTGTAAAAACCTATCAAAGTGATGAATATGTTGCGCTAGGTAGTGGTGTAATTTATAAGCAAATAGAAGATACATATTATGTCATAACCAACTATCATGTTGTTGAATCAGGTGATAATTTTAAAGTATACCTTCATGATAATTCAGAAAAATCAGCAACATTAGTAGGCTATGATTATTACAGCGATTTAGCAGTACTAACCTTTACGACAACAAATACCTATACAACATCATCCTTAGGAGATAGCAACTTACTTATGCCTGGTGATTTTGTGTTTGCGATGGGATCACCGTTAGGATTGGCAAATTACAATTCAGTGACATTTGGAATTATTTCAGGAACCAATCGGTTACTTCCATCTTATTTAGACGATACCTATTATGGAGAATTATTCATTCAACACGATGCGGCGATTAATCCAGGAAATAGTGGTGGACCACTATTTGACTTAGAGGGTAATGTGATAGGCATTAACAGCCGAAAATATGTTGGTGACTATGTGGATACGATGGGATATTCAATACCATCTAATGCCGTAAGTAATGTCATTAGCGTAATTGAAACGGGTGAATTTTATAAACATGCAGGGAATTGGTATGAAACCATGATTAGTGTCAACTATGTCAGAAATAATCCATCACTTTACCCTGAAATCACGATTCCCGACACGGTTATTAATGGTGTTTATGTCGATACACCAGATCCTGATGGTATCTTTGGCCTTGCCGGTATGCAAGATGGTGATATTATTTTAGCGATTAATGATACATTAGTAAACTTCTGGTATGAAGTTAAACACCAGATTTATTACCAAAATTTACCTACCGATAATATTACTTTTACCGTACATCGAAATGGTAGTGTTGTTGAATTAACATATAACCCAACGACTTACACCTATGGTTATTATTGGTATGAAGTTATTACATTTAGTAATAGGGATATGTATTATGGTGAGATGTATGATTACTACATGCATGGAGATGGTGCCTATTACTTTAGTGATGAAGACTATTATATTGGAGAGTTTTCGTTCGACGAACCAAATGGATTTGGTACGTATTATTGGCCGAATGGGGATTACTTTGAGGCAGATTGGATAGATTGGGATAATACAACAAATGGTATATATTATTATGCCGATGGTACCACTGAAAATAAGAATCTTCAGAACGGGTATTGGGTGTATTATTAA
- a CDS encoding DUF1670 domain-containing protein, translating to MITLIEKHNIIRMYLEGNNKSEIARQIRIIGHTVKKYIRDYE from the coding sequence GTGATTACTTTGATTGAAAAGCACAATATAATAAGAATGTATTTAGAAGGAAACAACAAAAGTGAGATTGCAAGACAAATTCGTATAATTGGACACACGGTAAAGAAATACATTAGAGATTATGAATAG
- a CDS encoding transposase — MKTTIEIVYPKAAYQSCWVHIARNMSHKVRTKDRMVVLDDLKRVYRSKIKADVKQALEEFSSNRKKTYPTMGRHIRSKESLFSFNHFPEVIRPSLYTANLIEAFNKQLKRFTKRKEQFPNVNSLERFLVTYAMDYNERFKNRIHKGFNKAQYEIEQLFNEMHHS, encoded by the coding sequence ATTAAGACAACAATTGAAATAGTTTATCCAAAAGCTGCGTATCAATCGTGTTGGGTACATATCGCACGTAATATGAGCCATAAAGTACGTACAAAAGATCGAATGGTTGTCTTAGATGACTTAAAACGCGTGTATCGTTCAAAGATTAAGGCAGACGTGAAACAAGCACTTGAGGAGTTTTCCAGTAATAGGAAGAAAACTTATCCTACAATGGGTAGACATATACGATCAAAGGAGAGTCTTTTCTCGTTTAATCACTTTCCAGAAGTAATCAGACCAAGTCTTTATACAGCAAATCTCATTGAAGCATTTAATAAACAACTTAAGCGATTTACTAAGCGTAAAGAGCAATTCCCAAATGTCAACTCACTTGAACGCTTCTTAGTGACCTATGCGATGGATTACAATGAACGATTTAAGAACCGAATCCATAAAGGATTCAATAAAGCTCAATACGAAATTGAACAACTCTTTAATGAGATGCATCATAGCTAA
- a CDS encoding AbiH family protein, whose amino-acid sequence MIVVLGNGFDLQCGLKTTYKDFFENRYKDMAFKKLNKILENNELFNLRKYFDEYDKSIFSVITFWDLVFMYENILKRNDGWSYIEEIISKYLSENLVTINSIRNYKESNKLNYLISLLGYLFESKEMSFTPLAFNQWLLKQLNLLEADFATYVRKEVESNEMYPIKADGLFTRLISNYQDSRTANTIINFNYTKPTFLINLRNLGKSKLSNITNVHGTIDDKVIFGIDEKDISKTGQYIKPSESKYLFTKTARKFNNFERESKFRLPSKIKTIVVYGHSLNEQDYSYFQSIFDTYDIYTSKIKLVFAYSNYDKKKKIKTKLIERTIKLLKEYGKTMANPDHGNNLLHKLLLENRLIVKEV is encoded by the coding sequence ATGATAGTGGTTTTAGGGAACGGCTTTGATTTACAATGTGGGTTGAAAACTACATATAAAGATTTTTTTGAAAATAGATATAAAGATATGGCATTTAAAAAATTAAATAAAATACTGGAAAATAATGAATTATTTAATTTGAGAAAATACTTTGATGAGTATGATAAGAGTATATTTAGTGTAATAACATTCTGGGATCTAGTTTTTATGTACGAAAATATTTTGAAAAGAAATGATGGATGGAGTTATATTGAAGAGATTATCTCTAAATATCTAAGTGAGAATTTAGTGACTATTAATAGTATTAGAAATTATAAAGAATCGAACAAACTTAATTATTTAATAAGTTTATTAGGATATTTGTTTGAAAGTAAGGAAATGTCGTTTACACCTCTAGCATTTAATCAATGGCTTTTAAAGCAACTAAACTTACTAGAAGCTGATTTCGCTACTTACGTTAGAAAAGAAGTTGAATCTAATGAGATGTATCCTATAAAAGCGGATGGTCTTTTCACAAGACTAATTAGCAATTATCAAGATTCCAGAACAGCAAATACAATAATTAATTTTAACTATACAAAACCCACTTTTTTGATAAATTTAAGAAATCTTGGTAAATCTAAACTGTCTAACATTACAAATGTGCATGGGACCATAGACGATAAAGTTATCTTTGGAATAGATGAAAAAGATATTTCAAAAACAGGCCAATACATTAAACCAAGTGAGTCCAAATACCTCTTTACTAAAACTGCTAGAAAGTTTAATAATTTTGAAAGAGAAAGCAAGTTCAGATTACCCTCAAAAATTAAGACCATTGTTGTTTATGGGCACTCCTTAAACGAGCAAGATTATTCATATTTCCAGAGTATTTTTGACACATATGATATTTATACGAGTAAGATCAAGTTGGTTTTTGCTTATTCTAATTATGATAAAAAGAAAAAAATAAAAACAAAGTTAATAGAGAGAACAATAAAACTTTTAAAAGAATATGGTAAGACTATGGCCAATCCTGATCATGGTAATAATTTATTGCATAAGCTATTGTTGGAGAATAGGTTAATTGTTAAAGAGGTTTAA
- a CDS encoding homoserine dehydrogenase has protein sequence MNVALLGLGVVGKGVYDILTELHPDINISYVLDRNEDLIKDLDTKRAKNIDEIVNDRDVDVVIELIGGKTSAYDFIKQSLQKGKHVVTANKAVISDYFDELHQIAKRQQVSLRYEASVGGGIIILNPLSQLRNVNPVTEISGIINGSTNFILSKIFLEDYTYEDAYAEALSLGYIETGSTDDMDGLDLMRKINILSMMSYGQLIDEKDINLVPLSMISKKMIDYVKEQGKTIKYTAFSSLKDGDITISLEPVIMELTDPLGMINYEENAITIKGKHHKFQTFIGLGAGRYPTGSAVVYDLLQLQNHIPFNVSATDLGYTINQKPVQTQYLIETKDGFHIKEKTTLKALLEDDTIISFAGLEW, from the coding sequence ATGAATGTTGCATTATTAGGTTTAGGTGTTGTTGGTAAAGGTGTCTATGATATCTTAACGGAGTTACATCCAGATATTAACATATCCTATGTGTTAGATAGAAATGAAGACTTGATAAAAGATCTTGATACAAAACGAGCTAAAAACATCGATGAAATTGTAAATGATAGAGATGTTGATGTCGTGATAGAGTTAATTGGGGGTAAAACGTCAGCCTATGACTTTATTAAACAATCTTTACAAAAAGGCAAACATGTCGTCACAGCTAACAAAGCTGTCATCAGTGATTACTTTGATGAGTTACATCAAATTGCTAAACGCCAACAAGTATCCTTGCGATATGAAGCCAGTGTTGGTGGTGGGATTATTATTTTAAACCCATTAAGTCAATTACGTAATGTCAATCCTGTCACAGAAATCTCTGGTATTATTAATGGATCAACAAACTTTATTCTTTCAAAAATCTTTTTAGAAGATTATACTTATGAAGATGCCTACGCAGAAGCGTTATCACTAGGCTATATTGAAACAGGCTCTACAGATGACATGGATGGGCTTGATTTAATGCGTAAAATCAATATCTTATCAATGATGTCATATGGTCAGTTAATCGATGAAAAAGATATTAACTTAGTGCCTTTATCAATGATCTCTAAAAAGATGATTGATTATGTCAAAGAACAAGGAAAAACCATAAAGTATACTGCCTTTTCATCATTGAAAGATGGGGATATCACAATATCACTTGAACCAGTCATTATGGAACTAACTGATCCATTAGGGATGATTAACTATGAAGAGAATGCCATTACCATTAAAGGCAAACATCATAAGTTCCAAACTTTTATAGGCCTTGGCGCAGGACGGTACCCAACAGGGAGTGCTGTTGTCTATGATTTACTGCAGCTACAGAATCATATACCATTTAATGTGAGCGCAACGGATTTAGGATATACAATTAATCAAAAACCGGTTCAAACACAATATCTCATTGAGACTAAAGATGGTTTTCATATAAAAGAAAAGACCACCTTAAAAGCATTATTAGAAGATGATACAATTATATCCTTTGCGGGTCTTGAATGGTAA
- a CDS encoding glycerophosphodiester phosphodiesterase family protein: MIRLKHTFRLLHEQVNTLILFETLYRLIGLAIIFPMARQLFYFSITLYGNAYITNADLMDYLLSPGTLLLSLLLGIMIGLYLLYEVIVLSFIFHESEYGKHHKLYSYLLAGLKKLRQVLKQYHIKILLSVSLFVFTIELVHISGIASTVTLPNLIQERLGDMPYFDLLFVIFVICVVVMFFHTLFYELLVVTDNTHTHSPFLGSIKLFYKTPLTTIRDFIMINALMNGFLYILYMIVVGIVALIVSFIYSELAIFGIMLSGLYTIYVVIGFIATLLLMPINYAFIHAVYFELKETKDISLAKSLLPYEFASPWHLSRNVKRLFIGALALLLAFNIYLVRDSVINYNVPVQLFNRPRIIAHRGSSLDAPENTIAAIEQAIDDGADAIEIDVRFTKDNVPILMHDATLGRTTDDPSNRFVEYLRYDEIDHLDAGSWFSDEFAGEPIPTLAQVLTLTRGRINVYIELKASVENTPEILTDIIRDTRTEHQVKILSFNGLLLEEIKTVNNDIDTVQLISTFLGNIDVLANNEMIDYYGLSYRLIEGNVSVIKTLKQHGKGIFVYTVNDETKLEKMNTLGVDGIITDRPRYVRELVYKDLTNDTLDQILKILFKRNE, translated from the coding sequence ATGATACGGCTAAAACATACCTTTAGACTCTTACATGAACAAGTGAACACACTCATATTGTTTGAAACCCTCTATCGCCTGATTGGTCTCGCGATCATTTTTCCGATGGCTAGACAGTTATTTTATTTTTCTATTACCCTATATGGCAACGCCTATATTACGAACGCAGACTTAATGGATTATTTACTCAGTCCAGGGACATTACTCTTGAGTTTACTTCTTGGCATCATGATTGGGTTATACTTACTTTATGAAGTGATTGTCTTAAGTTTTATCTTCCATGAAAGTGAATATGGCAAACACCATAAACTCTATTCCTATTTATTAGCAGGACTGAAAAAGTTGCGTCAAGTCTTAAAACAGTATCACATTAAGATTCTTTTATCGGTGTCTTTATTTGTTTTTACGATAGAACTTGTTCATATATCAGGGATTGCTTCAACGGTGACATTACCAAACTTAATTCAAGAACGCCTCGGAGATATGCCCTATTTTGATCTACTCTTTGTGATTTTTGTAATATGTGTTGTTGTCATGTTTTTCCATACGTTATTTTATGAATTGCTTGTTGTAACAGACAACACGCACACACACTCCCCATTTTTGGGGAGTATCAAACTGTTTTATAAAACCCCTTTAACAACCATCAGAGATTTTATCATGATCAATGCGCTCATGAATGGCTTTTTATATATACTCTATATGATTGTGGTCGGGATTGTCGCTTTGATTGTTTCTTTCATCTATTCAGAATTGGCCATCTTTGGGATCATGCTTAGTGGACTTTATACCATTTATGTAGTGATTGGGTTCATCGCAACACTTCTATTGATGCCAATAAATTATGCGTTCATTCATGCGGTATATTTTGAATTAAAAGAAACGAAAGACATCAGTTTAGCAAAATCTTTATTACCCTATGAATTCGCGAGTCCTTGGCATTTAAGTCGTAATGTAAAACGCCTTTTCATTGGCGCGTTGGCGCTTTTACTCGCCTTTAATATATATTTAGTGAGAGATTCGGTCATAAACTACAATGTCCCCGTCCAATTATTTAATCGTCCGCGGATAATTGCCCATAGAGGCAGTTCTTTAGATGCACCGGAAAATACTATTGCCGCTATTGAACAAGCGATTGACGACGGCGCAGACGCCATTGAGATTGATGTGAGGTTCACCAAAGACAATGTGCCTATCTTAATGCATGATGCCACTTTAGGACGAACCACCGATGATCCCTCTAACCGTTTTGTAGAATACTTACGGTATGATGAGATTGATCATTTAGATGCGGGCAGTTGGTTTTCTGATGAATTCGCTGGTGAACCAATTCCAACACTCGCCCAAGTCTTAACCTTAACCAGAGGCCGGATTAATGTGTATATTGAATTAAAGGCGAGCGTTGAGAACACCCCTGAGATTTTGACAGATATTATTCGTGACACACGGACAGAGCATCAAGTTAAAATCTTATCCTTTAATGGCTTACTCTTAGAAGAGATTAAGACCGTAAATAATGATATCGATACGGTCCAATTAATCAGTACTTTTTTAGGCAATATCGATGTCCTTGCGAATAATGAGATGATTGATTACTACGGGCTTAGCTATCGTTTGATAGAAGGTAATGTTTCTGTCATAAAAACACTCAAGCAACATGGTAAGGGCATTTTTGTATATACCGTTAATGATGAAACAAAACTTGAAAAGATGAACACCTTAGGTGTCGATGGGATTATTACAGACAGACCGCGTTACGTTAGAGAATTGGTCTACAAAGACTTAACCAATGATACTTTAGATCAGATTCTAAAGATACTCTTTAAACGGAATGAATAA
- the mscL gene encoding large conductance mechanosensitive channel protein MscL: MKSFLTEFKAFITKGNVLDLAVAVVIGTAFTGIVNSLVKDVIMPVISLATGQEGFHNYKYVITEANPDLGIAENAIYYGTFIQNILDFFIIAFVVFLVVTFINHTRTLYNRLEDNLSDNKGKVENTLVDIKNLLRENLKDQG, translated from the coding sequence ATGAAATCATTTTTAACAGAATTTAAAGCGTTTATAACCAAAGGCAATGTGTTAGATTTAGCGGTTGCGGTCGTGATTGGGACTGCGTTTACAGGGATTGTCAATAGTTTAGTGAAAGATGTCATCATGCCTGTCATTAGTTTGGCGACTGGCCAAGAAGGTTTTCACAACTACAAGTATGTTATTACTGAAGCGAACCCTGATTTAGGGATTGCGGAAAATGCGATTTATTATGGGACGTTTATTCAAAACATTCTTGACTTTTTCATTATCGCGTTTGTCGTCTTTTTAGTGGTGACGTTTATTAATCATACACGGACATTATATAATCGTTTAGAAGACAACTTATCTGACAATAAAGGTAAAGTTGAAAATACCTTAGTTGACATTAAAAATCTATTACGGGAGAATTTAAAAGACCAGGGTTAA
- a CDS encoding aldo/keto reductase, with product MSILNETYTLHNGVQIPKVGFGTWQIKEGDDAYNAVLDALDVGYRHIDTAEGYGNEKSVGRAIKDSGIPRDEIFVTSKLESHIKDYEGAKKAFEKTLDNLGLDYIDLFIIHAPWPWSEMGKDCSAGNVQAYKALEEAYKAKKAKAIGVSNFEPEHLQNIIDNNDIVPHVNQIGYFIGLDQSKTIDFCDQHEIFIEAYSPLGIGYLLDNDDIKKIAKKYDKTVAQICIRYLLQKGVAPLPKSTHKHRMVENSQLDFEITSEDMDFLDTIQGDPRRWDDID from the coding sequence ATGAGTATATTAAATGAAACATACACGTTACATAATGGGGTACAGATTCCCAAAGTTGGATTTGGTACATGGCAAATCAAAGAAGGTGACGATGCCTATAACGCTGTTTTAGATGCTTTAGATGTAGGATACCGTCACATTGATACCGCCGAAGGCTATGGTAATGAAAAAAGTGTGGGACGCGCCATCAAAGATTCTGGTATCCCACGTGATGAGATTTTTGTCACATCTAAATTAGAGTCCCATATTAAAGATTATGAGGGCGCTAAAAAAGCGTTTGAAAAAACACTGGATAACTTAGGCCTTGATTATATTGATTTATTCATTATCCATGCCCCTTGGCCATGGAGTGAGATGGGTAAAGATTGTAGCGCAGGCAATGTACAAGCGTATAAGGCGCTTGAAGAGGCCTATAAAGCAAAGAAAGCCAAAGCGATAGGTGTCTCAAACTTTGAACCAGAACACCTACAAAATATTATCGACAATAATGATATTGTCCCCCATGTGAATCAAATTGGGTATTTCATTGGATTAGACCAATCAAAAACGATTGATTTCTGTGATCAACACGAAATCTTTATTGAAGCATACTCACCACTTGGTATTGGGTACTTACTCGATAATGATGACATCAAAAAAATCGCAAAGAAATATGACAAAACCGTCGCACAAATTTGTATTCGGTACTTACTACAAAAAGGCGTCGCACCCTTACCAAAAAGTACCCATAAACATCGAATGGTAGAAAACAGCCAACTAGACTTTGAGATCACGTCTGAAGACATGGATTTCTTAGATACGATTCAAGGCGATCCAAGACGATGGGATGACATTGATTAA
- a CDS encoding VanZ family protein: protein MRHNRWAMVVLWMFVIFLFSHQDASMSLESSDFLSDIVKTLVINIREDQFIEQWIIEHIRELAHIGVFMILGGLLLHALNHHHDSEQYTYTSVIGISYAIIDEIHQSFIPGRAFQLTDIALDTLGVGLAIFGLIVMKHFMKKETKNDTTTT, encoded by the coding sequence ATGAGACATAATCGATGGGCAATGGTTGTTTTGTGGATGTTTGTCATCTTTTTATTCTCCCACCAAGATGCATCTATGTCTTTAGAGAGTTCCGATTTTTTATCTGATATCGTAAAGACGTTAGTGATTAATATCCGGGAAGATCAATTTATTGAACAATGGATCATTGAACACATCAGAGAACTCGCTCATATTGGTGTTTTTATGATCCTAGGCGGATTATTACTACACGCCTTAAATCACCATCATGATAGTGAACAATATACCTACACGAGTGTGATTGGGATATCTTACGCTATTATTGATGAAATCCATCAATCGTTTATTCCAGGACGCGCTTTTCAATTAACCGATATAGCACTTGATACATTAGGGGTTGGCTTAGCTATATTCGGGCTTATTGTTATGAAACACTTTATGAAAAAGGAGACGAAGAATGACACAACTACGACTTAA